GCCAAAATGGCTTGTGCAGCCTTGGTCGGATCGCCGGTTTCGTTGCCCACGTAGCTGCGGCGCGCGTTGAGCATGGGAGCGAGTACGGCGGTGTATTCCGAATTGGCCGCTGGCTCGAACACCGTCATGGACGGGCCACCCCAATCTGTGCGGAAACCACCTGGCTCGATCAGCGTCACGTGGATGCCGAAACCGGCGACTTCCTTGGCCAGCACTTCCGAAAAACCTTCCACTGCCCATTTGGCAGCCTGATAGGCACCAAGCCCCGGCACGCCGATGCGTCCACCGATCGACGAGAACTGGATGATGTGGCCGGAACGCTGTTTGCGCAGCACGGGGAGGGCTGCGCGGGTCACGTTTACGGTGCCGAACAGATTGGTTTCTACCTGGGCGCGGAAATCGGCATCGCTGCCTTCCTCAATCGTGGCCAGGTTGCCGTAGCCGGCGTTGTTGACCACGACGTCGAGACGTCCGAAGGCGTCGAGGGCTGCCTGGATGGC
This genomic window from Dyella terrae contains:
- a CDS encoding oxidoreductase; translation: MSQVWLITGSSRGFGKALAEAVLDAGHQLVATARQPAQLASLVERYGSQVKTVALDVTDAKAAQAAIQAALDAFGRLDVVVNNAGYGNLATIEEGSDADFRAQVETNLFGTVNVTRAALPVLRKQRSGHIIQFSSIGGRIGVPGLGAYQAAKWAVEGFSEVLAKEVAGFGIHVTLIEPGGFRTDWGGPSMTVFEPAANSEYTAVLAPMLNARRSYVGNETGDPTKAAQAILAIAREPQPPLRLLLGSDAVFLAEQQSAKMAAEDAKWRTLSLSTDFDLTPEAAEERDRMVQSVI